The following are from one region of the Mycolicibacterium helvum genome:
- a CDS encoding cytochrome P450, producing MSRTVAFPRTSTADGVRFTTLVALPNLAEGLFSRRPRVTAALNRVGVARRAHRLLTALHHRYGDGPMWVNVAGKPTLLVFGPDQIRFAFSHAPEPFASDPEPKLSGMNKFQPHALTISRGSHWSDRRRFTDAVLARATGSGAIANRCDTVAHEEALSIPDNSDWPQFHAVIQRISRRIILGDSAADDELISAQLATLMTKANPPGKGDPKLLSTFLAALDRYVQAAEANSLVGQFAAAPASAITHPTHQVIHWMFAMGDTLAINLWRCLALLAAHPAVLAKAQNEVDEHTGPDYLVGCLSEAMRLWPSTPVLARTLTRAAEWDGATVPEGTQVMIVNSFNHRDTNRYSEADHFDPTAWTEGSARSSWLFNFFSHGPQGCPGADLAVQLGAVVLTALLRKGSPAAAGVKLNPHDPLPLTFDHSRLQIRLTPR from the coding sequence ATGAGCCGCACAGTCGCCTTCCCACGCACGTCCACAGCTGATGGCGTGCGCTTCACAACGCTAGTGGCGCTGCCCAATCTGGCTGAAGGCCTGTTCAGTCGCCGGCCGAGAGTGACCGCTGCGCTGAACCGAGTCGGTGTTGCCCGCCGCGCCCACCGACTCCTCACCGCACTGCATCATCGCTACGGCGACGGACCTATGTGGGTAAACGTGGCAGGAAAGCCGACATTGCTTGTATTCGGCCCCGATCAGATCCGCTTCGCTTTCTCCCACGCGCCAGAGCCATTCGCCTCCGACCCCGAACCCAAGCTCTCAGGGATGAACAAATTTCAGCCGCACGCCCTGACCATATCCCGGGGCAGCCATTGGTCCGACCGCCGGCGATTCACCGACGCCGTCCTAGCACGTGCCACCGGCAGCGGCGCAATCGCGAACCGATGCGACACCGTCGCTCACGAGGAAGCCCTGTCGATCCCCGACAATAGTGACTGGCCACAGTTTCACGCCGTAATACAACGCATTTCACGGCGGATCATCCTCGGTGACAGCGCTGCCGACGACGAATTAATCTCGGCACAACTGGCAACGCTTATGACTAAAGCCAACCCTCCGGGAAAGGGTGACCCCAAGCTTCTCAGCACATTCCTAGCGGCACTAGACCGTTATGTACAAGCCGCAGAAGCCAACAGTCTGGTCGGACAATTCGCCGCGGCACCCGCGAGCGCCATAACCCATCCGACCCACCAAGTCATTCACTGGATGTTCGCGATGGGTGACACCCTGGCCATCAACCTCTGGCGTTGTCTGGCGCTGCTGGCCGCCCACCCTGCCGTTCTCGCGAAGGCACAGAACGAAGTTGACGAACATACTGGCCCTGACTACCTTGTCGGCTGCCTATCCGAAGCGATGCGCCTATGGCCCAGCACGCCGGTACTGGCGCGAACCCTGACGCGGGCAGCGGAATGGGACGGCGCGACCGTTCCCGAAGGAACACAAGTCATGATCGTCAATAGCTTCAACCACCGCGACACCAACCGATACTCCGAGGCCGACCACTTCGATCCCACCGCCTGGACCGAAGGATCTGCTCGATCCTCTTGGTTATTTAACTTCTTCAGTCACGGCCCGCAAGGATGTCCTGGAGCCGACCTTGCCGTGCAACTCGGCGCCGTCGTCCTGACAGCCCTACTGCGCAAGGGAAGCCCGGCTGCTGCCGGTGTCAAACTCAACCCACACGATCCGTTGCCCTTGACGTTTGACCACTCACGCCTGCAGATTCGATTGACACCTCGATAA
- a CDS encoding GMC family oxidoreductase, whose translation MSPVAEFDFVIVGAGSAGCLLANRLSANPDRRVLLVEAGGKDDWFWIKVPVGYLYTIANPRTDWCFTTEADPGLAGRSIHYARGRVVGGCSSINAMIHMRGQSSDYELWAQATGDERWLWGGLNSPGETLAIYKDLENYFGGANEWHGVEGEIRVERPRVRWKILDAWQSAAAEIGIAPIDEFNRGDNAGSAYFHVNQRRGRRWSMADAFLHPVADRPNLTLYTQTQALQILLDDQVHENQRRGAWTTAQQRVTGLRLLKGGHIVEVRARRELILSAGAIGSPHLMQVSGLGPAGLLAQHQVPVLVDLPGVGENLQDHLQLRTVYRVEGAPTVNTLYRNWITRAGMGLQYLLMRSGPMTMPPSTLGAFAKSDPALGSPDLEWHVQPLSLPKFGEPLHPFGAITPSVCNLRPSSRGHVRMATADPLANPKILCNYLSTDTDRQTAVIGLQMTRQIMAAPALARYRPQEMLPGPQLASDDELQQAAGELGTTIFHPVGTCAMGAFDAHGRPRSPATVLDTDCRVYRVAGLRVVDASAMPTITSGNTNAPVMLIAERAARAIVG comes from the coding sequence ATGAGCCCTGTCGCGGAATTCGACTTCGTCATCGTGGGAGCAGGCAGCGCGGGCTGCCTGCTTGCGAACCGGCTCAGCGCCAACCCTGATCGTCGGGTGCTCCTGGTTGAGGCCGGCGGCAAAGACGACTGGTTCTGGATCAAGGTGCCGGTGGGTTATCTGTACACCATCGCCAACCCCCGCACCGACTGGTGTTTCACGACCGAGGCTGACCCAGGCCTGGCCGGCCGCAGCATCCACTACGCGCGGGGCCGAGTGGTCGGCGGCTGCTCGTCGATCAACGCGATGATCCACATGCGCGGACAATCCAGCGACTACGAGTTGTGGGCGCAGGCCACCGGTGACGAGCGGTGGCTTTGGGGTGGCTTGAACTCCCCCGGTGAGACGCTGGCGATCTACAAAGACCTGGAAAACTACTTCGGCGGTGCCAACGAGTGGCACGGTGTTGAAGGTGAGATCCGCGTCGAGCGGCCGCGTGTGCGCTGGAAGATTCTGGACGCCTGGCAGTCCGCCGCCGCCGAGATCGGCATTGCCCCGATCGATGAGTTCAATCGAGGCGACAACGCCGGCAGTGCGTACTTTCATGTCAATCAACGGCGTGGCCGTCGGTGGTCGATGGCTGATGCTTTTCTGCATCCCGTCGCCGACCGTCCCAATCTCACCCTCTACACGCAGACGCAGGCCTTGCAGATTCTGCTGGACGACCAGGTCCACGAGAACCAGCGTCGCGGTGCCTGGACCACGGCGCAGCAACGCGTCACCGGCCTGCGGCTGCTCAAAGGGGGCCACATCGTTGAGGTCCGAGCCCGCCGGGAGTTGATCCTGAGCGCCGGAGCTATTGGCTCGCCGCATTTGATGCAGGTCTCGGGTCTGGGTCCGGCCGGCCTGCTTGCCCAGCATCAAGTGCCAGTGCTCGTCGATCTACCGGGAGTGGGCGAGAACCTCCAAGACCACCTGCAGCTTCGAACGGTCTACCGGGTCGAGGGTGCCCCAACCGTTAATACGCTGTACCGGAATTGGATCACCCGCGCGGGCATGGGACTTCAGTACCTACTGATGCGGTCAGGGCCCATGACCATGCCGCCTTCCACGCTGGGTGCTTTCGCCAAGAGCGACCCAGCGCTGGGCAGCCCCGATCTGGAGTGGCACGTTCAGCCCTTGTCGTTGCCGAAGTTCGGTGAACCCCTGCACCCCTTCGGAGCGATTACCCCCTCGGTCTGCAATTTGCGACCAAGCTCGCGTGGCCACGTGCGCATGGCCACTGCGGATCCACTGGCCAATCCGAAGATCCTTTGCAATTACCTGTCGACTGATACCGACCGTCAAACCGCGGTCATCGGCCTCCAGATGACCCGGCAGATCATGGCGGCGCCGGCTTTGGCCCGCTACCGCCCGCAAGAGATGCTTCCGGGCCCGCAACTGGCGAGCGACGATGAGCTGCAGCAGGCGGCCGGTGAGCTCGGCACGACTATCTTCCACCCGGTGGGCACCTGCGCGATGGGAGCCTTTGACGCACACGGTCGGCCGCGGTCACCCGCCACGGTGCTTGACACCGACTGCCGCGTTTACCGGGTCGCCGGCCTTCGAGTGGTCGATGCGTCAGCCATGCCCACCATCACTTCCGGCAATACCAATGCGCCGGTCATGCTCATCGCAGAGCGCGCAGCGCGGGCAATCGTGGGATAG
- a CDS encoding TetR/AcrR family transcriptional regulator, protein MAEFTDHGFREMSMQSIAARAGVSKVSLYRRWPSKIAVTKEILQLMGQATIVADHGSVAADVRHLVREALVPAEAKTAATVLMRTMGEIAGNPELLALYREHLLGPRIQQIRALIERARGRAEIPEGLDTDVIAMTIAGPIFAYQLSVLTETDTDLPENVIDQITRTILSGITA, encoded by the coding sequence TTGGCGGAATTCACTGATCACGGCTTCCGGGAAATGAGCATGCAGTCCATCGCCGCGCGCGCGGGCGTCAGCAAGGTATCTCTCTACAGACGGTGGCCGTCGAAAATTGCTGTCACCAAGGAGATTCTGCAGCTGATGGGCCAAGCCACGATAGTTGCCGATCACGGTAGTGTGGCCGCTGACGTTCGTCATCTAGTGCGTGAGGCGTTGGTTCCCGCCGAAGCTAAGACCGCGGCAACGGTTCTCATGCGCACGATGGGCGAGATCGCCGGCAACCCCGAGCTGTTGGCGCTCTATCGCGAACATCTTCTCGGCCCGCGCATCCAACAGATCCGCGCGCTCATAGAACGAGCACGAGGCCGCGCCGAGATACCAGAGGGTCTAGACACCGACGTGATCGCCATGACCATCGCCGGACCGATCTTCGCCTACCAGCTCAGCGTATTGACCGAGACCGACACCGACTTACCCGAAAACGTAATAGACCAAATAACCCGCACCATCCTGTCCGGAATTACCGCATGA
- a CDS encoding alpha/beta hydrolase family protein yields MRLNFGIQAMDIGSESFNLVRTMSVAATGGAETAECLFVADRIKTGDTESWVREWAALAVQLHQSAEAADHPVTARQAYLRASNYYRTAMFSLPASDSRLDSYLRWSRACFERAATLFDPPIEVLTIPFEGAALPGYFLTTGVRAPTLIVLNGGDSTNEEVVHWLGFAAVARGWNCVVFEGPGQWSALQLNPGRYLRPDFEAPVRAVIDHVIDRVDVDPERLAIFGPSLGASLAVRATAYDERIKACIADGLVVDVYQAWHAVWPQPLRKAPVALFDLAFHVMERASPQLRGLTNRFRSMFGQTRPHELIASWRPFAIGDLAGSINVPMLLLYGEAELTQTDQDVAAAALRFAADLTGPTTLRVFGFDLGWAAAHCQVGALTVLHSTVFDWLDRVVVAGETLPSIDADLSVLRRHLRGEEAQLAMDRIEAKATLAHHG; encoded by the coding sequence GTGCGACTCAACTTCGGCATCCAGGCAATGGACATCGGCTCCGAATCGTTCAATCTGGTGCGGACGATGTCGGTCGCCGCGACAGGCGGTGCCGAAACCGCCGAGTGTCTGTTCGTCGCCGACCGGATCAAGACCGGCGATACCGAGAGTTGGGTGCGCGAGTGGGCTGCGCTGGCAGTGCAACTGCATCAGAGCGCTGAAGCTGCCGACCATCCGGTCACCGCTCGGCAGGCGTACTTGCGGGCAAGTAACTACTACCGGACTGCGATGTTCTCGCTACCGGCGTCAGATTCCCGGCTGGATTCCTATTTGCGTTGGAGCCGAGCATGTTTCGAGCGGGCGGCGACGTTGTTCGATCCGCCGATCGAGGTGCTGACGATCCCGTTCGAGGGAGCAGCCCTGCCCGGGTACTTCCTGACGACCGGCGTGCGCGCCCCGACGCTGATCGTGCTCAACGGCGGTGATTCGACCAATGAGGAGGTGGTGCACTGGCTGGGGTTCGCGGCGGTTGCGCGCGGGTGGAATTGCGTGGTGTTCGAGGGGCCGGGGCAATGGAGCGCCTTGCAGCTCAACCCCGGCCGATATCTACGACCCGACTTTGAGGCGCCGGTCCGAGCGGTGATCGACCATGTGATTGACCGGGTCGACGTCGATCCCGAGCGCCTCGCGATCTTCGGGCCTTCGCTGGGCGCGTCGCTGGCGGTTAGAGCGACAGCCTACGACGAGCGGATTAAGGCGTGCATTGCCGATGGGCTGGTTGTCGATGTGTATCAGGCCTGGCATGCCGTGTGGCCTCAACCCCTCCGGAAAGCGCCGGTTGCCTTGTTCGACCTAGCTTTTCACGTCATGGAGCGCGCGAGCCCACAGTTACGAGGACTTACGAATAGGTTCCGCTCGATGTTCGGCCAAACGCGCCCCCACGAGCTCATCGCGTCGTGGCGACCATTCGCGATCGGCGATCTTGCTGGCTCGATAAATGTGCCCATGCTGCTCCTCTATGGAGAGGCCGAGCTCACACAGACCGATCAGGACGTCGCGGCTGCGGCCCTGCGGTTCGCCGCGGACCTGACTGGTCCGACGACATTGCGGGTTTTCGGTTTCGATTTGGGCTGGGCCGCTGCTCACTGCCAAGTGGGCGCGTTGACCGTGCTTCACTCGACGGTATTCGACTGGCTCGACCGGGTCGTGGTCGCGGGGGAGACGCTGCCCAGCATTGATGCCGACCTGTCCGTGCTACGCCGCCACCTGCGTGGTGAGGAAGCACAGCTAGCGATGGACCGCATCGAGGCCAAGGCCACGTTGGCGCACCATGGCTGA
- a CDS encoding alpha/beta hydrolase, producing MIETPTQQVLIEAAGMGLSGLLAVPDDAPRAVIVALHGGSVTSGIYGDMIPGEPSFLELAAGLGFTALAIDRPGYGSSTGLAPEGTTFDAQVIVLRSALDRVWELYGVGSAGIFLTGNSIGGMIALCLAASDLDAPLLGVATHGTGLGWLSGGFGDVLRTALDNTTTDTIDPRGRNTAVYGPPWSWDPAAAPQLRNASVPAPVGELRDALEWPDRLRRIAPAVQVPVRMAIAEYDDRWSSAPDQLLEIARIFTAAPFVDVHRQRFVGHQLCANYAARGFYESELGFVEECRVHKLNVPTL from the coding sequence ATGATTGAAACTCCCACCCAGCAGGTTCTCATCGAGGCGGCGGGTATGGGGCTATCCGGACTTCTGGCAGTGCCGGACGATGCCCCGCGCGCCGTCATAGTCGCCCTGCACGGCGGTTCGGTCACGTCGGGCATCTACGGTGACATGATTCCCGGCGAGCCGTCCTTTCTCGAACTCGCTGCGGGTCTGGGCTTCACCGCCCTTGCGATCGATCGGCCCGGCTATGGATCGAGCACCGGGCTCGCTCCGGAGGGCACCACCTTCGATGCGCAGGTCATTGTTCTTCGGTCCGCGCTGGATCGAGTCTGGGAGCTCTACGGCGTCGGCTCGGCCGGAATCTTCCTGACCGGCAACTCGATTGGCGGAATGATCGCCCTCTGCCTTGCCGCTTCCGACCTCGATGCGCCGCTGCTCGGTGTCGCGACCCATGGAACCGGTCTGGGTTGGCTGTCCGGTGGCTTCGGGGATGTCTTACGAACCGCGCTGGACAACACTACAACTGACACCATCGATCCACGTGGCCGAAACACTGCGGTCTACGGGCCGCCATGGAGCTGGGATCCAGCAGCTGCCCCCCAGCTACGGAACGCCTCGGTGCCGGCGCCGGTGGGCGAACTGCGTGACGCACTCGAATGGCCGGACCGGCTGCGCCGGATCGCGCCAGCGGTGCAGGTGCCCGTTCGGATGGCGATTGCCGAGTACGACGACCGCTGGTCATCAGCTCCCGACCAGCTGCTGGAGATTGCGCGAATCTTCACCGCCGCACCGTTTGTCGACGTTCACCGTCAGCGCTTTGTGGGCCACCAGCTGTGCGCGAACTACGCCGCCCGCGGCTTCTACGAAAGTGAACTCGGCTTCGTCGAAGAGTGCCGCGTGCACAAGCTGAACGTTCCGACGCTGTAG
- a CDS encoding serine/threonine protein phosphatase: MGVGGESGIVDVDSVPVFTKRIPLSDREVANLGSTANLFDLPMFCQYGMGGPGFNAWRELAANIIVTDAVLAGETQSFPMLHHWRVLPGRSPIAAEHADIDSVVAAQGGCPAVRTRLEALTAATCSLVLFCEYIPHPIADWLRDNPAGKAVTVERQLSEIVTFLRNRQLLHMDGHFGNMRTDMERIYLTDFGLAISPQFELSAAERDFVARHVTHDAGYAAMRLVDWLVTDVCGIPILPNAGGTVAREYIVQCAAGHIPDDVPPMVAAILSRHAPAAAKMNAFYRSLFDGDLHAEYPEI; this comes from the coding sequence GTGGGTGTGGGTGGTGAATCGGGGATTGTCGACGTCGACAGCGTGCCGGTGTTCACCAAGCGGATCCCACTATCCGACCGCGAGGTCGCCAACCTGGGCTCCACAGCGAACCTGTTCGACCTACCGATGTTCTGCCAGTACGGTATGGGCGGACCGGGTTTCAACGCGTGGCGCGAGCTGGCCGCGAACATCATCGTCACCGACGCCGTTCTGGCCGGCGAGACGCAATCGTTCCCGATGCTCCACCACTGGCGGGTGCTACCTGGCCGGTCGCCGATCGCGGCCGAACACGCCGACATCGACAGCGTCGTCGCCGCCCAGGGCGGTTGTCCGGCCGTGCGGACCCGTCTCGAAGCCCTGACCGCCGCGACATGCAGTCTTGTGCTGTTCTGCGAGTACATCCCACACCCGATCGCGGACTGGTTGCGAGACAACCCGGCCGGTAAGGCCGTCACGGTTGAACGGCAGCTTTCGGAGATCGTGACGTTTCTGCGGAATCGGCAGTTGCTGCACATGGACGGACATTTCGGCAACATGCGCACCGACATGGAGCGGATCTATCTCACCGACTTCGGGCTGGCCATATCGCCGCAGTTCGAGCTGTCGGCCGCTGAACGCGACTTCGTTGCACGACACGTCACGCATGACGCCGGCTACGCCGCGATGCGACTGGTCGACTGGCTGGTGACCGATGTGTGCGGGATTCCGATTTTGCCCAATGCCGGCGGCACAGTCGCCCGTGAGTACATAGTCCAGTGCGCTGCTGGGCACATACCGGATGACGTGCCACCGATGGTCGCCGCGATCTTGAGCCGGCACGCACCCGCCGCCGCGAAGATGAACGCCTTCTACCGGAGCTTGTTCGACGGCGACCTCCACGCTGAGTACCCCGAGATATGA
- a CDS encoding PucR family transcriptional regulator, translating into MTQRLWLVDLAPADGQAFPAKALLAARASEVASLLGPGAAAWAVELGATMAAHITSAIPELAVEVVATEVQRGCEAVALGTLTALARDTDVTFTVMPEVLTGPLEVVARGIGIEHMLRSIHVAHATATQVLLDAAERVVPEAQRFAEMRRINDLLFGVVDFLTAHMSNEYARAHDAWLTSSTALRMEIVEDILRGNEIPLGRAARVLGYDLSRWHLAVIAWAGDVAPADPAHLHKAAVDVLAAAGCVPTLVLPVGAHRVWAWGSRTTRAPVPADAAAVVPVPGVRISTGLAGVGVDGFRRSHWQAGQAARIGAMSTRDEWLLHYADLDVVAMLSEDLTTANEFVIRELGELAGPGDSVAVVRHTLKCYLDRDRSLARTADDLHVARNTVAYRVQRAEQLRGRPASERRLQLHAALTLADELGGAVLAK; encoded by the coding sequence ATGACGCAACGACTGTGGCTGGTCGATCTCGCACCCGCCGACGGGCAGGCGTTCCCGGCCAAGGCCTTGCTTGCCGCGCGCGCCAGCGAGGTGGCCTCGCTGCTAGGCCCCGGAGCCGCGGCTTGGGCGGTTGAACTCGGTGCCACCATGGCCGCCCACATCACCTCGGCGATCCCCGAGCTGGCGGTCGAGGTCGTCGCCACTGAGGTGCAAAGAGGATGTGAGGCCGTGGCACTCGGCACGCTGACCGCCCTCGCGCGCGACACCGACGTGACGTTCACGGTCATGCCGGAGGTACTCACTGGCCCGTTGGAGGTAGTGGCGCGCGGGATCGGCATTGAACACATGTTGCGCAGCATCCACGTCGCCCACGCCACCGCCACTCAGGTTCTCCTCGACGCGGCCGAACGGGTGGTGCCCGAGGCGCAGCGCTTCGCCGAGATGCGGCGGATCAACGATCTCCTGTTCGGCGTGGTCGACTTCCTGACGGCTCACATGTCGAACGAGTACGCCCGCGCGCACGACGCCTGGTTGACCAGCTCGACGGCGTTGCGGATGGAGATCGTCGAGGACATCCTGCGCGGCAACGAGATTCCCCTGGGACGGGCGGCCCGTGTGCTGGGATACGACCTGAGTCGCTGGCATCTCGCCGTCATCGCGTGGGCCGGTGATGTCGCACCGGCCGATCCGGCGCACTTGCACAAGGCAGCGGTCGATGTGTTGGCCGCTGCAGGTTGCGTCCCAACGCTGGTGTTACCAGTCGGCGCCCATCGCGTCTGGGCGTGGGGGTCGCGCACCACCCGCGCGCCGGTGCCTGCCGACGCGGCGGCGGTGGTGCCCGTGCCTGGCGTGCGAATCTCGACCGGGCTGGCCGGTGTCGGCGTCGACGGTTTTCGGCGCAGCCACTGGCAGGCCGGCCAGGCCGCCCGGATCGGGGCCATGTCGACCCGTGACGAGTGGCTCCTCCACTACGCCGACCTCGACGTCGTCGCGATGCTCAGCGAGGACCTCACCACCGCAAACGAATTCGTCATTCGCGAACTCGGCGAGCTGGCTGGGCCCGGTGACTCCGTCGCCGTGGTGCGCCACACCCTCAAGTGCTACCTCGACCGCGACCGCAGCCTGGCCCGTACGGCCGACGATCTCCACGTGGCGCGCAACACAGTGGCCTATCGAGTGCAGCGGGCCGAACAGTTGCGGGGCCGTCCCGCTTCCGAACGTCGCTTGCAGCTGCACGCCGCACTCACTCTCGCCGACGAGCTGGGCGGGGCGGTTCTGGCTAAGTGA
- a CDS encoding fumarylacetoacetate hydrolase family protein — protein sequence MVVYLVRYRHENRVSWGVLDGSTISPLDGNYDRTADLIERGESDWRSAATTPGRLAFDDVEALSPVTTPCRVMCQGANYRQHAIESGMDPDRRAFNLFFDKTDASITGPHATVTRPGHVALLDYEIELALVMRRSVTKPTTINSEELPDYVFGVTIANDLSARDVQLPQGQFLKGKSYRGFCPTGPVLAVLEPHDFPLLNDLELRLNVNGAPRQRDNTANMVYRPAETLTELTEFCDLSPGDLLLTGTPHGCTATSPPPLVRRLATALLPEDKLWAAFVKTNKRKPYLQPGDVVTAEIANSTGSLDLGTQRTTIAAPSAGEGHNAS from the coding sequence ATGGTCGTGTACCTGGTCCGCTACCGACACGAGAATCGGGTCAGCTGGGGCGTGCTCGACGGTTCGACGATCAGCCCCCTTGACGGAAACTACGACCGCACCGCCGACCTCATCGAACGCGGCGAATCTGATTGGCGCTCCGCCGCCACCACGCCGGGCCGTCTCGCCTTCGACGATGTCGAGGCGCTCTCGCCCGTGACCACTCCGTGCCGGGTGATGTGCCAGGGAGCCAACTATCGCCAGCACGCGATCGAATCCGGCATGGACCCCGACCGGCGAGCGTTCAACCTCTTCTTCGACAAGACCGACGCGTCCATCACCGGACCCCACGCAACCGTCACGCGCCCCGGCCACGTCGCACTGCTGGACTACGAGATCGAACTGGCCCTGGTCATGCGGCGAAGCGTCACCAAACCGACGACGATCAACAGCGAGGAACTCCCCGACTACGTCTTCGGGGTCACCATCGCCAACGACCTGTCCGCACGCGACGTACAGCTCCCCCAGGGGCAATTCCTCAAGGGCAAGAGCTACCGCGGCTTCTGCCCGACGGGACCGGTGCTGGCCGTTCTAGAACCTCACGACTTCCCCTTGCTCAACGACCTCGAGCTACGACTCAACGTCAACGGTGCACCGCGCCAACGGGACAACACCGCCAACATGGTCTATCGGCCCGCGGAAACGTTGACCGAACTAACCGAGTTCTGCGACCTCAGCCCCGGCGACCTACTCCTTACGGGCACTCCCCACGGCTGCACCGCGACATCCCCGCCCCCCTTGGTCCGCCGGCTCGCGACAGCGCTCCTGCCCGAAGACAAGTTGTGGGCGGCGTTCGTCAAGACGAACAAGCGCAAACCGTACCTGCAACCGGGGGACGTCGTCACAGCAGAGATAGCCAATTCGACGGGTTCACTCGACCTGGGCACTCAGCGGACCACCATCGCCGCCCCATCCGCCGGGGAAGGACACAACGCCTCATGA
- a CDS encoding VOC family protein gives MSATPSPLHPSTPESVDTDTSSTDLNDLPDGLVPDFIAHWVVKTARSAEMIDWYGTVFGARVVHEDAQIAFLTWDRESHRLALVKLPPPLRHVFPLARLRRKTYGIDHLAFTFTSITRLLLTYERLKKAGITPVWSINHGPTTSLYYEDPEGIRLEFQTENFATAQQTADYFNSQDFADNPIGVNVDPDYLLERLRAGAEEPDLLRPGAGTRPGTKQRSNKRAITWKTL, from the coding sequence ATGAGCGCAACGCCCAGCCCGCTGCACCCCTCGACTCCCGAATCTGTCGATACCGACACCAGCTCAACGGATCTCAACGATCTGCCCGACGGCTTGGTACCCGACTTCATCGCGCACTGGGTGGTGAAGACCGCTCGCAGCGCTGAGATGATCGATTGGTACGGAACCGTCTTCGGCGCCCGAGTCGTCCACGAGGACGCACAGATCGCCTTCCTCACCTGGGACCGGGAAAGCCATCGACTCGCACTGGTGAAGCTGCCGCCACCCCTTCGTCACGTCTTTCCCCTGGCCCGACTCCGGCGCAAAACATATGGCATCGATCATTTGGCGTTCACCTTCACGTCCATCACGCGGCTGTTGCTGACCTACGAGCGGCTCAAGAAAGCGGGTATCACGCCGGTGTGGTCGATCAACCACGGTCCGACGACCAGTCTGTATTACGAGGATCCCGAGGGTATTCGGCTGGAATTCCAAACCGAGAACTTCGCCACAGCCCAGCAGACGGCCGACTACTTCAACAGCCAAGACTTCGCCGACAATCCCATCGGCGTCAACGTCGACCCCGACTACCTACTGGAACGGTTACGGGCAGGCGCGGAGGAACCCGACTTGCTCCGTCCGGGCGCCGGTACCCGGCCGGGGACCAAGCAGCGTTCCAACAAGCGGGCCATCACGTGGAAGACGTTGTAA